In a single window of the Subtercola sp. PAMC28395 genome:
- a CDS encoding pyruvate carboxylase has product MFAKILVANRGEIAIRAFRAAYELGAKTVAVFPYEDRNSMHRQKADEAYQIGEIGHPVRAYLDVTEIIRVAKESGADAIYPGYGFLSENPELASAAAAAGITFIGPPTSVLEMAGNKVTAKEHAIAAGVPVLRSTPASKDVDELLAGAERIGFPLFAKAVAGGGGRGMRRVESRDDLLEALHAAMREADSAFGDPTMFLEQAVLRPRHIEVQILADTHGSTLHLFERDCSVQRRNQKVIEIAPAPNISDELRDALHADAIKFAKSIGYINAGTVEFLVDTVGDRAGEHVFIEMNPRIQVEHTVTEEVTDVDLVQSQMLIAFGASLAELGLTQDTIVLRGAALQCRITTEDPNAGFRPDTGKITTYRSPGGAGVRLDGGTVASGAQISPHFDSMLAKLTCRGRDFPTAVRRAKRALAEFRIRGVSTNIPFLQAVLDDPAFVAGDLSTSFIDERPQLFSTHVSQDRGTKIMSWLAEVTVNQPNGKRVGTVEPVTKLPAIDLTEPAPDGSRQRLLELGPTLFSAELRAQTALAVTETTFRDAHQSLLATRVRTKDLLEVAPYVARLTPQLLSVEAWGGATYDVALRFLGEDPWERLASLREALPNINLQMLLRGRNTVGYTPYPTEVTDAFVREAASTGVDIFRIFDALNDVSQMRPAIESVLSTGTTIAEVAVCYTGDLLDPAENLYTLDYYLRLAEQIVDAGCHILAIKDMAGLLRPFAAEKLVTAFRENFDVPVHVHTHDTAGGQLATLLAASRAGADAVDVASAPMSGTTSQPSASALVAALAHTERDTGISLQAVSDLEPYWEAVRELYRPFESGLPGPTGRVYKHEIPGGQLSNLRQQAKALGLADHFEQIEDLYAAANQILGRIPKVTPSSKVVGDLALHLAAVGADPVDFAENPGNYDIPDSVIGFLAGELGDLPGGWPEPFRTKALEGKTVKIGVAEVSAADHELLGGTSAERRSTLNRLLFPGPTAQFEQIRETYGDLSTVSTADYLFGLSQGEERVVEISRGVRLHVGLEAIGEVDDKGMRSVMTILNGQLRPVSVRDLSVTVTATQAEKADQSKPGNVAAPFSGVVTLKVAEGTAVAIGDAVATIEAMKMEAAITSPVAGTVRRLAIPTTQQVEAGDLLVVVE; this is encoded by the coding sequence ATGTTCGCCAAGATTCTGGTCGCCAACCGTGGTGAAATCGCCATTCGCGCCTTTCGCGCAGCATACGAACTCGGGGCCAAGACCGTTGCGGTCTTCCCCTACGAAGACCGCAATTCGATGCACAGACAGAAGGCTGACGAGGCGTACCAGATTGGTGAGATCGGGCATCCGGTTCGTGCCTATCTCGACGTAACCGAGATCATCCGCGTGGCCAAAGAGAGTGGCGCAGACGCGATCTACCCCGGGTACGGCTTCCTGTCGGAGAACCCGGAGTTGGCTTCGGCAGCCGCGGCGGCCGGAATCACGTTCATCGGGCCGCCGACGAGCGTTCTCGAGATGGCGGGCAACAAGGTCACTGCGAAAGAACATGCGATCGCGGCCGGCGTGCCGGTGCTGCGCTCCACCCCGGCATCGAAAGATGTGGATGAACTGCTCGCCGGTGCCGAGCGAATCGGTTTCCCGCTGTTCGCCAAGGCTGTCGCCGGGGGTGGTGGCCGTGGCATGCGCCGCGTCGAGTCACGTGACGACCTTCTCGAGGCGCTGCACGCCGCCATGCGCGAAGCAGACAGCGCATTCGGTGACCCGACGATGTTCCTCGAGCAGGCTGTGCTCCGGCCCCGGCACATCGAGGTGCAGATCCTCGCCGACACCCACGGAAGCACCCTGCACCTCTTCGAACGCGACTGCTCTGTGCAGCGTCGCAACCAGAAGGTCATCGAGATCGCGCCGGCCCCGAACATCAGTGACGAGTTGCGCGATGCCCTGCACGCCGACGCGATCAAATTCGCCAAGTCGATCGGCTATATCAACGCGGGCACGGTTGAGTTCCTGGTCGACACGGTGGGAGACCGCGCCGGGGAACACGTCTTCATCGAGATGAACCCCCGCATCCAGGTCGAGCACACGGTCACCGAAGAAGTGACAGACGTCGACCTCGTACAGTCGCAGATGCTGATCGCCTTCGGGGCGTCGCTCGCCGAACTCGGCCTGACGCAGGACACGATCGTGTTGCGCGGTGCGGCCCTGCAGTGCCGCATCACGACCGAAGACCCGAACGCCGGGTTCCGGCCGGATACGGGAAAGATCACGACCTATCGTTCGCCCGGTGGGGCCGGAGTGCGGCTCGACGGGGGCACTGTCGCCTCTGGCGCGCAGATCAGCCCGCACTTCGACTCGATGCTGGCCAAGCTCACCTGCCGGGGTCGCGACTTTCCGACGGCCGTGCGCCGCGCGAAGCGTGCACTGGCCGAGTTCCGCATCCGCGGCGTGTCGACGAACATCCCCTTCCTCCAGGCGGTGCTCGACGACCCGGCCTTCGTCGCTGGCGATCTCAGCACCTCGTTCATCGACGAACGCCCGCAGCTGTTCTCCACCCATGTGTCGCAAGACCGAGGAACGAAGATCATGAGCTGGCTCGCCGAGGTGACGGTGAACCAGCCCAACGGCAAACGGGTCGGCACAGTCGAACCGGTGACGAAGCTGCCAGCGATCGACCTGACCGAACCAGCGCCAGACGGCTCCCGCCAGCGGCTTCTCGAACTCGGCCCGACACTCTTCTCTGCCGAACTCCGGGCCCAGACCGCGCTTGCGGTGACAGAGACCACGTTCCGGGATGCCCACCAGTCGCTTCTCGCGACCAGGGTCCGCACCAAGGACCTCCTCGAGGTGGCTCCGTACGTCGCCCGTCTGACCCCGCAACTCCTCTCGGTCGAGGCCTGGGGAGGGGCCACCTACGACGTCGCCCTGCGCTTCCTCGGCGAAGACCCGTGGGAACGCCTGGCGAGCCTTCGCGAGGCCCTGCCGAACATCAACCTGCAGATGCTGCTGCGCGGCCGCAACACGGTCGGATACACGCCCTATCCGACGGAGGTGACCGACGCCTTCGTGCGCGAGGCGGCGTCGACCGGCGTCGACATCTTCCGGATCTTCGATGCGCTGAACGATGTCAGCCAGATGAGGCCCGCGATCGAGTCGGTGCTGTCGACCGGCACCACCATCGCGGAGGTCGCGGTCTGCTACACAGGTGATCTCCTCGACCCGGCAGAGAACCTCTACACCCTCGACTACTACCTCCGTCTGGCTGAGCAGATCGTCGACGCCGGCTGCCACATCCTGGCCATCAAAGACATGGCGGGGCTTCTGCGACCATTTGCCGCAGAGAAACTCGTCACCGCGTTCCGTGAGAATTTCGACGTGCCGGTTCACGTCCACACCCACGACACCGCGGGCGGGCAACTCGCCACGCTGCTCGCGGCCAGCCGTGCGGGCGCTGATGCGGTCGACGTGGCCAGTGCGCCCATGTCGGGAACAACGAGTCAGCCCTCTGCGTCTGCTCTGGTGGCCGCCCTCGCGCACACGGAGCGCGACACAGGGATCTCCCTGCAGGCGGTCTCCGACCTCGAACCGTACTGGGAGGCCGTCCGCGAGCTGTACCGTCCGTTCGAATCCGGCCTGCCGGGGCCGACTGGCCGCGTCTACAAGCACGAGATTCCCGGCGGCCAGCTCTCGAACCTCCGCCAGCAGGCCAAGGCTCTCGGTCTCGCAGACCACTTCGAACAGATCGAAGACCTCTATGCTGCCGCGAACCAGATCCTCGGCCGTATTCCCAAGGTGACTCCGTCATCGAAAGTGGTCGGTGACCTCGCCCTCCACCTCGCGGCCGTCGGAGCCGACCCCGTCGATTTCGCCGAGAACCCGGGCAACTACGACATCCCCGACTCAGTGATCGGTTTTCTGGCCGGCGAACTCGGTGACCTTCCCGGTGGCTGGCCGGAACCGTTCCGAACCAAGGCGCTCGAGGGCAAGACGGTCAAGATCGGAGTCGCCGAGGTCAGTGCGGCAGACCACGAATTGCTCGGCGGCACTTCTGCTGAGAGGCGCAGCACCCTCAACCGCCTGCTCTTCCCCGGCCCGACAGCCCAGTTCGAACAGATCCGTGAGACCTACGGAGATCTGTCGACCGTCAGCACGGCCGACTACCTCTTCGGCCTGTCTCAGGGTGAGGAGCGCGTGGTCGAGATCTCCCGAGGAGTCCGGCTGCACGTCGGGCTGGAAGCCATCGGCGAGGTCGACGACAAGGGCATGCGTTCGGTGATGACAATTCTGAACGGTCAGCTTCGGCCTGTCTCGGTGCGCGACCTCAGTGTCACGGTCACGGCCACTCAGGCAGAGAAAGCAGACCAGTCGAAGCCGGGCAACGTTGCTGCGCCGTTCTCCGGGGTCGTCACGCTCAAGGTCGCGGAGGGTACCGCGGTGGCGATCGGAGATGCTGTCGCGACCATCGAGGCCATGAAGATGGAGGCAGCGATCACGTCGCCGGTTGCGGGTACGGTGCGCCGGCTCGCCATTCCGACGACGCAGCAGGTCGAAGCCGGCGATCTCCTGGTGGTGGTTGAGTGA
- the pknB gene encoding Stk1 family PASTA domain-containing Ser/Thr kinase — protein MTGRLIDGRYEVRSRIARGGMATVYVANDLRLDRRVAIKIMHGHLADDEAFRERFVQEARSAARLAHPNVVSVFDQGSDSDMAYMVMEYLPGMTLRDLLKDYGRLTTEQTLDIMEAVLGGLAAAHKAGIVHRDVKPENVLLADDGRIKIGDFGLARAASANTATGQALLGTIAYLSPELLTRGVADARSDIYASGIMMYEMLVGEQPYLGEQPMQIAFQHANETVPAPSVKNPSVPLEVDEIVVWATSRDPEARPHDAREMLDALRDAEENTSASIRATAALLRTSVMPPMLTSAVSEAETQVLGRQSRPSGGYPPGSYPSASYPSTAYPTAAGVTAATAATVAFGSQAAVSAVAAGSLAGTAAPAPTAAPAGATTPAGAKIPANPVEKLTQKNTRRRRRGWWIFALVIVLVAGAGGTGWFFSAGPGGQLTIPTVSDRSPDDAKAALVALGLTVTPGTATNPTVPTGAVIGTDPPAGTSVLNGTQVTLVTSIGPAQLPVPPLVGQNADAAKQAATAAGFTVADPQQTQFSSSVAAGTVIQASGADGQPLGATYGEQQPITLLVSLGGIPDVVGKSAGDANAALVAVGLVSAAGSDDYSDTVAKGDVISVNLPADPVHLGATVTLNTSRGPEPVTVPDVTSKSWSDAKAALQKLGFSLAYNGLADLAPDAFTVRATDPAAGASLDKGSKITVSFSGF, from the coding sequence ATGACAGGCCGTCTCATCGACGGCCGTTACGAGGTGAGGTCGCGCATTGCCCGGGGCGGAATGGCCACGGTCTACGTTGCGAACGACCTGAGGCTCGATCGCCGGGTTGCCATCAAGATCATGCACGGGCACCTCGCAGACGACGAGGCCTTCCGCGAGCGATTTGTCCAGGAAGCTCGCTCTGCGGCCCGGCTCGCCCACCCGAACGTGGTGAGCGTCTTCGACCAGGGCTCAGACAGCGACATGGCCTACATGGTCATGGAATATCTACCCGGCATGACCCTGCGGGACCTTCTCAAAGACTACGGTCGCCTCACCACCGAGCAGACGCTCGACATCATGGAGGCCGTGCTCGGCGGTCTTGCTGCTGCTCACAAGGCCGGAATCGTTCACCGCGATGTGAAGCCCGAGAACGTTCTGCTTGCCGATGACGGCCGCATCAAGATCGGCGACTTCGGCCTGGCACGGGCCGCAAGCGCCAACACTGCTACCGGCCAGGCGCTGCTCGGCACAATCGCCTACCTCTCCCCCGAACTGCTCACCAGGGGCGTGGCTGATGCACGCAGCGACATCTACGCCTCCGGAATCATGATGTATGAGATGCTCGTGGGCGAACAGCCCTATCTCGGTGAGCAGCCGATGCAGATCGCTTTCCAGCACGCGAACGAGACGGTTCCAGCCCCGAGCGTGAAGAACCCCTCGGTGCCACTCGAAGTCGACGAGATCGTCGTCTGGGCGACTTCGCGCGATCCAGAAGCCAGACCGCACGACGCGCGGGAGATGCTCGACGCACTGCGCGACGCTGAAGAGAACACGAGCGCATCCATCAGGGCGACGGCAGCGCTGCTGCGCACCTCGGTCATGCCTCCGATGTTGACGAGCGCCGTATCGGAGGCGGAGACACAGGTACTGGGTCGCCAGAGTCGGCCGTCTGGCGGTTATCCCCCCGGTTCATATCCCTCCGCTTCGTATCCCTCAACCGCCTATCCGACGGCTGCCGGCGTCACCGCTGCGACGGCCGCAACCGTGGCATTCGGTTCGCAAGCCGCAGTCTCGGCGGTTGCAGCCGGTTCCCTGGCCGGAACGGCAGCGCCGGCTCCGACTGCGGCGCCGGCCGGAGCTACAACGCCTGCCGGCGCAAAGATTCCAGCGAACCCCGTCGAGAAGCTGACCCAGAAGAACACGAGGCGCCGCCGCAGGGGCTGGTGGATCTTCGCTCTCGTCATCGTGCTCGTGGCCGGCGCGGGCGGCACGGGCTGGTTCTTCAGCGCGGGCCCCGGCGGCCAGCTCACGATCCCGACTGTCAGCGACAGGTCGCCCGACGATGCAAAGGCCGCGCTCGTCGCGCTCGGCCTGACGGTCACACCGGGTACAGCCACCAACCCGACCGTACCCACCGGCGCAGTGATCGGTACAGATCCGCCGGCTGGCACGTCAGTACTGAACGGCACCCAGGTCACGCTGGTCACATCGATCGGGCCGGCCCAGCTGCCGGTACCCCCACTGGTCGGCCAGAACGCAGATGCGGCAAAGCAGGCGGCCACGGCGGCCGGGTTCACCGTCGCCGACCCGCAGCAGACACAGTTTTCTTCGTCTGTCGCTGCCGGAACGGTCATCCAGGCCTCGGGGGCCGACGGCCAGCCGCTCGGTGCGACGTACGGCGAACAGCAACCCATCACCCTCCTCGTGTCGTTGGGCGGCATTCCCGACGTGGTCGGCAAGTCGGCGGGTGACGCAAACGCTGCGCTCGTCGCCGTCGGTCTGGTCAGCGCAGCCGGCTCCGATGACTACAGCGACACCGTCGCGAAGGGCGATGTGATCTCGGTCAACCTCCCGGCAGACCCTGTGCACCTGGGCGCCACGGTCACCCTTAACACCTCGCGTGGTCCGGAGCCCGTCACGGTACCCGACGTGACAAGCAAGTCCTGGAGCGACGCGAAGGCGGCGCTGCAGAAGCTGGGCTTCTCCCTCGCCTACAACGGTCTTGCAGACCTGGCGCCCGATGCGTTCACCGTGCGGGCCACCGACCCCGCGGCGGGTGCGTCACTCGACAAGGGCTCGAAGATCACCGTCAGCTTCAGCGGCTTCTGA
- a CDS encoding 1-acyl-sn-glycerol-3-phosphate acyltransferase produces the protein MFYWFMKYLVAGPIVKAVFRPWVRGAENIPQTGGAILASNHLSFADSVFLPLMMERRISFLAKSDYFTGKGLKGWLTKLFFTATGQLPIDRSGGKASEASLNTGLEVLGRGDLLGIYPEGTRSPDAKMYRGRTGVARMVLEAGVPIIPVAMIDTEKVMSVGQPIRIRRIGIVFGEPLDFSRFEGMESDRFVLRSITDEIMYELHRISGQEYSDVYATSVKEKRAKAAR, from the coding sequence ATGTTCTACTGGTTCATGAAGTACCTCGTGGCCGGCCCGATCGTGAAGGCCGTCTTCCGGCCCTGGGTGCGAGGAGCCGAGAACATCCCCCAGACGGGCGGGGCGATCCTCGCGAGCAACCATCTCTCGTTCGCCGACTCCGTGTTTCTGCCACTGATGATGGAACGCCGCATCAGTTTTCTGGCCAAGAGCGATTACTTCACCGGCAAGGGACTGAAGGGCTGGCTCACGAAACTGTTCTTCACGGCCACCGGCCAGTTGCCCATCGACAGGTCGGGCGGCAAGGCATCGGAGGCGTCACTCAACACGGGTCTGGAGGTGCTCGGCCGGGGCGACCTGCTGGGCATCTACCCCGAGGGAACGCGCAGCCCAGACGCAAAGATGTACCGTGGACGCACCGGCGTGGCACGCATGGTTCTCGAGGCAGGGGTTCCGATCATCCCTGTTGCCATGATCGACACCGAGAAGGTGATGAGCGTCGGGCAGCCGATCAGAATCCGCCGAATTGGCATCGTGTTCGGGGAACCACTAGATTTCTCTAGGTTCGAAGGCATGGAATCAGACCGATTCGTGCTTCGATCGATTACCGACGAGATCATGTACGAGCTCCACCGCATCAGCGGGCAGGAATACTCCGACGTGTACGCGACTTCGGTAAAGGAGAAACGCGCGAAAGCCGCGCGCTAG
- a CDS encoding class II 3-deoxy-7-phosphoheptulonate synthase: protein MIDLSERVIEALPSVIDGLDYWRTLEAKQQPQWPDRAAVEAASAQISKLPPLVFAGEVDTLRDRLADAAAGRAFLLQGGDCAETFAGATADQIRNRIKTVLQMAVVLTYGASMPVIKMGRMAGQFAKPRSSDTETRNGVTLPAYRGDIVNGYDFTPESRTADPARLVAGYHTSVSTLNLIRAFTQGGFADLREVHHWNKGFTSNPANARYEDLAREIDRAIRFMIACGADFEALKRTEFYTAHEALLFDYERPMTRIDSRTGTPYNTSSHFQWIGERTRNLDGAHVDFLSRVRNPIGVKIGPSTSPDDMLQLIDKLDPNREPGRLTFITRMGAGKIRDALPPLLEAIKASDATPLWVTDPMHGNGLTTPNGYKTRRFDDVVDEVKGFFESHRAVGTHPGGIHVELTGDDVTECLGGSEHIDEHTLETRYESLCDPRLNHMQSLELAFLVAEELRNAKQ, encoded by the coding sequence GTGATAGATCTGTCCGAACGTGTCATCGAAGCTCTGCCTTCCGTGATTGATGGTCTGGACTATTGGCGCACACTCGAGGCCAAGCAGCAGCCCCAGTGGCCTGACCGGGCAGCGGTCGAAGCAGCGTCTGCCCAGATCTCCAAGCTCCCGCCGCTCGTCTTCGCCGGTGAGGTCGACACTCTTCGCGATCGCCTCGCAGATGCGGCAGCCGGTCGTGCGTTCCTTCTCCAGGGCGGCGACTGCGCCGAGACCTTCGCCGGAGCCACGGCAGACCAGATTCGAAACCGCATCAAGACGGTTCTGCAGATGGCTGTCGTTCTGACCTATGGCGCTTCGATGCCCGTCATCAAGATGGGCCGCATGGCGGGGCAGTTCGCCAAACCGCGCTCGAGCGACACCGAGACGCGCAACGGCGTGACGCTGCCGGCGTACCGCGGCGATATCGTGAACGGCTACGACTTCACTCCCGAGTCGCGAACCGCAGACCCGGCGAGACTCGTCGCGGGCTACCACACCTCGGTGTCGACCCTCAATCTCATTCGTGCCTTCACGCAGGGCGGCTTCGCCGATCTGCGCGAGGTGCACCACTGGAACAAGGGCTTCACCTCGAACCCGGCCAACGCGCGCTACGAAGACCTGGCGCGCGAGATCGACCGCGCCATCCGCTTCATGATCGCGTGCGGCGCGGACTTCGAAGCGCTCAAACGCACCGAGTTCTACACGGCGCACGAGGCGTTGCTGTTCGACTACGAACGCCCGATGACGCGTATCGACTCGCGCACGGGTACGCCGTACAACACCTCGAGCCACTTCCAGTGGATCGGTGAGCGCACTCGCAACCTCGACGGCGCCCACGTGGACTTCCTGTCTCGCGTGCGCAACCCGATCGGAGTGAAGATCGGCCCGTCGACGTCTCCCGACGACATGCTGCAACTGATCGACAAGCTCGACCCGAACCGGGAGCCCGGGCGCCTGACGTTCATCACGCGCATGGGGGCAGGGAAGATCAGGGATGCCCTGCCACCGCTGCTCGAAGCGATCAAGGCCAGCGACGCCACACCCCTGTGGGTGACCGACCCGATGCACGGCAACGGGCTGACCACGCCAAACGGGTACAAGACGCGTCGCTTCGACGACGTCGTCGACGAAGTCAAGGGCTTCTTCGAGTCTCACCGTGCCGTCGGAACGCACCCGGGTGGAATCCACGTGGAGCTCACCGGTGACGATGTCACCGAGTGCCTCGGCGGCTCGGAGCACATCGACGAGCACACTCTCGAGACCCGGTACGAGTCACTCTGCGACCCGCGCCTGAACCACATGCAGTCGCTCGAACTTGCCTTCCTGGTGGCCGAAGAGCTTCGTAACGCCAAGCAATAG
- the def gene encoding peptide deformylase yields the protein MSVREIRIFGDPVLKTVSDEIGQIDDRVRALVADLVDSVLLPGRAGVAASQIGVNLRAFSYNVDGEVGYLLNPRITELSGEPEYMDEGCLSVPNLWFKTKRYPSATAVGLDLDGNTVEISGTGVLAQALQHEVDHLDGMLYLDRLEKETRRDAMRQVRESDWF from the coding sequence GTGAGCGTGCGAGAGATCCGCATCTTCGGTGACCCCGTACTGAAGACGGTCTCCGACGAGATCGGACAGATCGACGACAGGGTACGCGCGCTCGTCGCCGACCTGGTCGACTCCGTGCTCCTGCCGGGGCGTGCAGGTGTGGCAGCGTCGCAGATCGGTGTGAACCTGCGGGCGTTCAGCTACAACGTCGACGGCGAGGTGGGCTATCTCCTGAATCCGCGGATCACCGAGCTTTCGGGTGAGCCGGAGTACATGGACGAGGGCTGCCTCTCGGTGCCCAACCTCTGGTTCAAGACCAAGCGGTATCCCTCAGCAACCGCCGTCGGCCTCGATCTCGATGGCAACACAGTCGAGATCTCGGGCACGGGAGTGCTGGCCCAGGCCTTGCAGCATGAGGTCGACCACCTCGACGGAATGCTCTACCTCGACAGGCTCGAGAAGGAGACCAGGCGCGACGCGATGCGCCAAGTACGCGAGAGTGACTGGTTTTGA
- a CDS encoding ROK family glucokinase produces MHAIGIDIGGTKIAGALVDELGTILRSDRQPTMASNPQLIEDAVVSMVKRLSEGVDVRAVGVAAAGFIDASQSIVYYAPNISWRNEPFREKLQQRLGMHIIIENDANAAGWAEFRFGAGRLVSDMVILTIGTGVGGAIVSGDKLFRGGFGAAAELGHLRVVPDGLPCGCGARGCIEQYGSGRALLRTANELADAGGVGIGLAEVRSRVGTLTGLDVSDLIQAGDPGALLALRTLGHWLGQASASLGAVLDPQLFVIGGGVAQAGDLLLDPIRSAYLDVLPARGFHPEPEFRIAELVNDAGVVGAADLARLYAESI; encoded by the coding sequence GTGCATGCCATCGGAATTGACATTGGCGGAACCAAGATCGCGGGCGCCCTCGTCGACGAGCTAGGGACCATTCTGCGATCGGATCGCCAGCCGACAATGGCCAGCAACCCTCAACTGATCGAGGACGCGGTCGTGTCGATGGTCAAGCGCCTCTCTGAGGGCGTCGATGTTCGGGCAGTCGGAGTGGCCGCCGCGGGCTTCATCGATGCCTCCCAGTCGATCGTCTATTACGCGCCCAACATCTCCTGGCGCAACGAGCCATTCCGTGAGAAGCTCCAGCAGCGCCTCGGCATGCACATCATCATTGAGAACGATGCCAACGCGGCCGGATGGGCCGAGTTCCGTTTCGGCGCCGGCAGGCTCGTGAGCGACATGGTGATCCTCACGATCGGCACCGGTGTCGGTGGCGCGATCGTGTCGGGTGACAAGCTCTTCCGCGGCGGTTTCGGAGCGGCTGCAGAGCTCGGCCACCTGCGGGTGGTACCTGACGGGTTGCCGTGCGGGTGCGGCGCTCGAGGGTGCATCGAGCAATACGGTTCCGGGCGTGCTCTTCTTCGTACCGCCAACGAACTCGCGGATGCCGGCGGCGTCGGAATCGGGCTCGCTGAGGTGCGCTCCCGCGTCGGTACCCTCACCGGGCTCGACGTCAGTGATCTGATCCAGGCCGGCGACCCCGGAGCGCTTCTCGCCCTGCGCACGCTCGGCCACTGGCTCGGGCAGGCTTCCGCCAGTCTCGGGGCGGTGCTCGATCCGCAGCTCTTCGTCATCGGTGGGGGAGTGGCCCAGGCCGGCGACCTGCTCCTGGACCCGATCCGTTCGGCCTATCTCGACGTTCTGCCGGCCCGCGGATTCCACCCCGAACCCGAGTTCCGGATCGCGGAACTCGTGAACGATGCCGGGGTCGTCGGCGCTGCCGACCTCGCGCGGCTGTATGCGGAGTCGATCTGA
- a CDS encoding long-chain fatty acid--CoA ligase: MDQIFTPAVVQADPLANATDLLLKRVELTPDQPLFAIPSSSASGWSDITAAEFLAQVRALAKGFIAAGIEPGDKIGLMCRTRYEWTLIDFAVWFAGAVLVPVYETSAPAQVQWSLSDSEATAVIVETPDHFSRFDEAYPDLPLIANVWQIDLGDLDKLIAGGTDVSDDEVERRRSLAIGSDMATLIYTSGTMGRPKGCILTHSNFVELSRNAAVKLSDVVSPGASTLLFITTAHVFARFIAIMCVHGGVKVGHQGDTKQLLPALGSFKPTFLLAVPRVFEKVYNSSEQKAETGGRGKIFRAAADVAIAHSEALDAGHVPFGLKAKFALYDRLVFSKLRAALGGRTKFAVSGSAPLGHRLGHFYRSLGITVLEGYGLTETTAPATVNLVDKFKIDTVGPPLPGVGIRIAADGEVQVTGINVFAGYWNNEKATAEAMDGEWFRTGDIGSLDDDGFLTITGRKKEIIVTAGGKNVAPAVLEDPIRANLLVGQVVVVGDQKPFISALITLDPEMLPVWLANNGQRAELSLSEASQNPAVLAEIQRAVDAANKLVSRAESIRKFVVLSQELTEESGHLTPKLTIKRAVIVKDFAPTIESIYSSAPSTSGESLVH, translated from the coding sequence GTGGACCAGATCTTCACCCCTGCCGTCGTGCAGGCCGACCCTCTGGCGAACGCCACCGATCTGCTGTTGAAGCGCGTGGAGCTCACCCCCGACCAGCCACTGTTCGCCATTCCGTCGAGCAGTGCATCCGGCTGGTCAGACATCACGGCGGCCGAATTCCTTGCACAGGTTCGCGCCCTGGCCAAGGGATTCATCGCCGCCGGCATCGAACCGGGCGACAAGATCGGCCTGATGTGTCGCACACGTTACGAGTGGACGTTGATCGACTTCGCCGTCTGGTTCGCGGGAGCCGTGCTGGTGCCCGTATATGAGACCTCAGCTCCAGCCCAGGTGCAGTGGAGCCTCAGCGATTCTGAGGCGACGGCTGTCATCGTCGAAACGCCGGACCACTTCTCCCGGTTCGACGAGGCGTACCCAGACCTCCCGCTCATCGCCAACGTCTGGCAGATCGACCTCGGCGACCTCGACAAGCTGATCGCGGGCGGAACAGACGTCAGCGACGATGAGGTCGAACGCCGCCGATCGCTTGCCATCGGCAGCGACATGGCCACGCTGATCTACACCTCGGGCACGATGGGCCGGCCGAAGGGCTGCATTCTCACGCACTCGAACTTCGTCGAGCTCTCCCGCAATGCCGCCGTGAAGCTCAGCGACGTGGTGAGCCCTGGCGCTTCCACCCTGCTCTTCATCACGACGGCTCACGTCTTCGCACGGTTCATCGCGATCATGTGCGTTCACGGCGGTGTGAAGGTCGGCCACCAGGGCGACACCAAGCAGCTTCTGCCCGCCCTCGGTTCGTTCAAGCCGACCTTCCTGCTGGCTGTGCCGCGCGTTTTCGAGAAGGTCTACAACTCGTCAGAACAGAAGGCGGAGACGGGAGGGCGCGGCAAGATCTTCCGCGCAGCGGCCGATGTTGCCATTGCCCACTCCGAGGCCCTCGACGCTGGTCACGTTCCGTTCGGCCTGAAGGCGAAGTTCGCTCTCTACGACCGTCTGGTCTTCTCGAAGCTGCGCGCCGCGCTCGGCGGCCGCACGAAGTTCGCCGTCTCGGGCTCTGCGCCTCTCGGCCATCGCCTCGGGCACTTCTACCGCAGCCTCGGCATCACGGTTCTCGAGGGTTACGGACTGACTGAGACGACTGCTCCCGCAACGGTGAACCTGGTGGACAAATTCAAGATCGACACCGTCGGTCCGCCTCTGCCCGGAGTGGGCATCCGTATCGCCGCCGACGGCGAAGTCCAGGTCACGGGCATCAACGTCTTCGCCGGCTACTGGAACAACGAGAAGGCGACCGCTGAAGCCATGGACGGCGAGTGGTTCAGGACTGGCGACATCGGCTCGCTCGACGACGACGGTTTTCTGACGATCACCGGCCGCAAGAAGGAGATCATCGTGACCGCCGGGGGAAAGAACGTGGCCCCCGCCGTGCTCGAAGACCCCATCCGGGCGAACTTGCTGGTCGGCCAGGTCGTCGTCGTCGGAGACCAGAAACCGTTCATCTCTGCCCTGATCACTCTCGACCCCGAGATGCTGCCCGTGTGGCTGGCCAACAACGGCCAGAGGGCCGAGCTGAGCCTCAGTGAAGCGTCACAGAACCCAGCTGTGCTCGCCGAGATCCAGAGGGCGGTGGATGCTGCCAACAAACTCGTCTCGCGCGCCGAGTCGATTCGCAAATTCGTGGTGCTCTCGCAGGAGCTGACCGAGGAGAGTGGCCACCTCACCCCCAAGCTCACGATCAAACGCGCGGTCATCGTCAAGGATTTCGCACCGACGATCGAGAGCATCTATTCGAGCGCCCCGTCGACGTCAGGCGAGTCACTCGTTCACTGA